A single region of the Candidatus Melainabacteria bacterium genome encodes:
- a CDS encoding glycosyltransferase, which produces MRDRRIARRRNRQSTISVQQIRSVVRICCRQGKDAALWGTCVTAQSVSIVLPFYNQEDHIEEIITSYQEVLRKIPGDHELILVTNNCRDKSPEICQKLSINYPNVKHIDTKDSGWGLSVKLGLKAAKGDILCYTNSARTSSEILTLSLLYAVAYPEVVIKANRKIRESWKRRLGSLLYNLECRAFFDLPTWDINGTPKIFPRKFTKLLNLTRDDDLIDAEFNAICRRENYPMLEVPVLSTKRHSGKSTTNYNSAFKMYWGAYELWRSMRQQASL; this is translated from the coding sequence TTGCGCGATCGAAGAATCGCCAGACGGAGAAACCGGCAATCAACCATATCTGTACAACAAATTCGGTCTGTCGTCAGAATCTGTTGCCGCCAAGGCAAAGACGCTGCTCTGTGGGGTACCTGCGTGACCGCCCAATCAGTTTCTATAGTTCTGCCGTTCTACAACCAGGAAGACCACATAGAAGAGATCATTACGTCGTACCAGGAAGTGCTTCGCAAGATTCCAGGCGACCACGAATTGATACTCGTGACCAATAACTGCCGCGACAAATCACCCGAGATTTGCCAGAAACTTTCAATCAATTATCCGAACGTCAAACACATTGACACCAAAGATAGTGGCTGGGGTCTGTCGGTGAAGCTCGGACTGAAAGCAGCTAAGGGCGACATTCTCTGCTACACGAACTCGGCTCGAACCAGCTCCGAAATTCTCACTCTGTCACTTTTATACGCCGTCGCCTATCCGGAAGTGGTGATCAAAGCAAACCGAAAAATTCGCGAAAGTTGGAAGCGCAGACTGGGCTCCTTGCTCTACAACCTGGAATGCCGCGCATTCTTTGATCTGCCCACCTGGGACATCAACGGCACGCCGAAAATATTTCCGCGCAAATTCACAAAACTGCTGAATTTGACTCGTGATGACGATTTGATCGACGCTGAATTCAACGCCATCTGTCGCCGCGAAAATTATCCAATGCTAGAAGTGCCTGTACTGTCAACAAAACGGCACAGCGGCAAATCAACAACCAACTATAATTCTGCATTCAAAATGTACTGGGGAGCGTACGAGCTTTGGCGAAGCATGCGTCAACAAGCGAGCCTGTGA
- a CDS encoding DUF4915 domain-containing protein, translating to MAKHASTSEPVKLPAAEDMEELWTRHSEAWRDNAQILSHWQDAAAIDPILLESQATGDFWNVLKRLDITLLVGREYEHLLLGMSCTESPHLTYMPMPHPSGIAVDREKGIVHAASTRNPNQIFDLMAISGCTDRLDVSADAPADKPLVPVRSRFMPGCLYMHDLAMIDGQLHANSVGQNAVIRINEDSSYERVWWPKCIETESGPRFGQNHIQLNSIAAGDTLESSFFSSSSTELADVRPGDPKYPVDGRGVIFSGATREPIVRGLTRPHSARLEQTTGKSRVWVDNSGYGELCLIDAEKYQVVTRLPGWTRGLAFCGEVAFVGTSRVIPKFAQYAPGLDVNASICAVHAVDIRSGEVLGSIVWPYGNQIFAIDWLPRTQSAGFPFAVEDRSRDLKTMFYTFSTNVQKD from the coding sequence TTGGCGAAGCATGCGTCAACAAGCGAGCCTGTGAAACTTCCGGCAGCGGAAGACATGGAAGAACTGTGGACGCGCCACAGCGAAGCCTGGCGCGACAATGCGCAAATTCTCAGTCACTGGCAAGATGCAGCGGCAATCGATCCGATTTTGCTCGAATCACAAGCAACCGGCGATTTCTGGAATGTGCTGAAGCGGCTGGACATCACGCTTCTGGTCGGACGAGAGTACGAGCATCTTCTGCTTGGGATGAGTTGCACAGAATCTCCTCATCTGACATATATGCCGATGCCGCATCCATCGGGAATTGCCGTGGATCGCGAAAAAGGAATCGTGCACGCAGCAAGCACGCGAAATCCAAACCAGATCTTTGACTTGATGGCAATATCGGGATGCACAGACCGTCTGGACGTATCAGCAGACGCGCCCGCCGACAAACCTCTGGTTCCTGTACGCTCCAGGTTCATGCCTGGCTGCCTCTACATGCACGACTTAGCCATGATTGATGGGCAGCTCCACGCAAATTCGGTGGGACAAAATGCCGTCATTCGCATCAATGAAGATTCTTCCTACGAAAGAGTCTGGTGGCCAAAATGCATCGAAACCGAGAGTGGACCTCGCTTTGGTCAAAATCACATTCAACTCAATTCAATTGCGGCCGGTGACACCCTCGAATCGTCATTCTTCTCGTCATCGTCTACAGAGCTTGCGGACGTCAGACCGGGTGACCCGAAGTATCCCGTAGACGGACGAGGCGTAATCTTTTCCGGAGCAACAAGAGAGCCCATAGTCCGCGGTCTGACCAGACCTCATTCGGCTCGACTGGAGCAAACGACCGGTAAATCGAGAGTTTGGGTCGACAACAGCGGCTACGGTGAACTCTGTTTAATAGACGCCGAAAAGTATCAAGTTGTAACAAGATTACCAGGATGGACCCGAGGACTGGCTTTCTGCGGCGAAGTGGCGTTTGTAGGTACTTCCAGAGTCATTCCGAAATTCGCGCAATACGCTCCGGGACTGGATGTTAATGCCAGTATATGTGCCGTTCACGCAGTTGATATAAGATCTGGTGAGGTTTTAGGAAGCATTGTCTGGCCGTACGGCAATCAGATATTCGCCATAGATTGGCTTCCAAGGACGCAGAGCGCTGGTTTCCCCTTCGCAGTAGAAGACCGGTCTCGCGACTTAAAAACAATGTTCTATACGTTTTCAACTAATGTTCAAAAGGATTGA
- a CDS encoding 1-deoxy-D-xylulose-5-phosphate synthase — MRGAFAKTLTELAAKDSRIYLLTGDLGYMALEPFADKFPDRFINVGVAEQNMVGIATGLAEAGFIPVVYSIVTFASLRPYEFIRNGPILHQLPVRIAGVGGGVEYGHNGATHYGMEDVGVMRVQPGITVVAPADAGQTKTALEKTYDLPGPVYYRLGKDDRIVVPGLDGRFDLGKVQSIREGKDILLLSMGGISFETAKAAELLSKEGIEAKVVVVASINPPPVEDLKQILSQYRQAITVEAHYASGGLASLVSEVVAQAGINCKVSRCAIEESPDGETGNQPYLYNKFGLSSESVAAKAKTLLCGVPA, encoded by the coding sequence ATGAGAGGCGCATTTGCCAAAACGCTAACTGAACTTGCAGCAAAGGATTCCCGAATTTATTTGCTCACAGGCGACCTGGGCTACATGGCTCTCGAGCCATTCGCCGATAAATTTCCCGACCGCTTCATCAATGTCGGTGTTGCCGAGCAGAACATGGTTGGCATCGCAACAGGCTTAGCCGAAGCTGGATTTATTCCAGTCGTATATTCCATCGTCACCTTCGCATCGCTCAGACCTTACGAATTCATTCGCAACGGCCCGATACTTCATCAGCTGCCAGTGCGCATCGCCGGTGTAGGTGGCGGAGTAGAATACGGTCACAACGGCGCCACTCACTACGGCATGGAAGACGTAGGTGTGATGCGGGTGCAGCCGGGAATCACGGTCGTGGCACCAGCAGACGCCGGTCAAACCAAAACAGCTCTCGAAAAAACATACGACCTTCCCGGACCGGTCTATTACAGACTGGGCAAAGACGATCGCATTGTAGTGCCTGGATTGGACGGAAGATTCGACCTGGGCAAAGTGCAGTCCATCAGAGAAGGCAAAGACATCTTGCTTCTCTCCATGGGTGGCATCAGTTTCGAAACAGCAAAAGCAGCCGAACTTTTGAGCAAGGAAGGCATCGAAGCGAAAGTTGTCGTCGTAGCAAGCATCAATCCGCCGCCTGTCGAAGATTTGAAGCAGATTCTTTCGCAGTATCGCCAGGCAATCACAGTTGAAGCGCACTACGCATCAGGTGGTCTGGCATCACTGGTGAGCGAAGTGGTGGCACAAGCCGGAATCAACTGCAAAGTTTCTCGTTGCGCGATCGAAGAATCGCCAGACGGAGAAACCGGCAATCAACCATATCTGTACAACAAATTCGGTCTGTCGTCAGAATCTGTTGCCGCCAAGGCAAAGACGCTGCTCTGTGGGGTACCTGCGTGA
- a CDS encoding transposase codes for MHPKGSPQWRSRGYIPHFDAGSVPQSITFRLFDSLSPEQIYRWSIEQGRLTPEQRKSQEVFMLDSCLDQGEGAKWLMQPKIADLVQRAMLFFDGERYDLHGWVVMPNHVHALFTPKKADGLAEIVGGWKSYTAKEANKILGRKGPFWQKEYYDRVVRNPRHFDRVKDYIENNPVKAGLCKTPQEWKYTSAGRQTPVWIVPPYLQID; via the coding sequence ATGCATCCAAAGGGCAGTCCGCAGTGGCGTTCTCGCGGCTATATACCTCATTTCGACGCCGGTTCCGTACCGCAAAGCATAACTTTTCGATTATTCGATTCTTTGTCTCCAGAGCAGATTTATCGATGGAGCATTGAGCAGGGACGGCTTACGCCAGAACAAAGAAAATCACAAGAGGTTTTTATGCTGGATTCTTGTCTTGACCAGGGCGAGGGTGCTAAATGGCTTATGCAACCGAAAATTGCGGATTTAGTCCAGCGAGCAATGCTCTTTTTTGACGGGGAGCGTTACGACCTGCATGGGTGGGTCGTAATGCCAAATCATGTTCATGCTCTTTTTACTCCTAAAAAGGCTGATGGGCTGGCTGAAATCGTAGGCGGTTGGAAGTCATATACAGCAAAAGAAGCCAACAAAATTCTTGGAAGGAAAGGACCGTTTTGGCAAAAAGAATACTACGACCGGGTTGTCCGAAATCCGCGACACTTTGACCGTGTTAAAGATTACATAGAGAACAATCCCGTAAAGGCTGGTCTATGTAAGACTCCGCAGGAGTGGAAGTACACGAGTGCTGGTCGACAAACACCCGTGTGGATTGTGCCCCCGTATTTGCAAATAGATTAG
- a CDS encoding ABC transporter permease, which translates to MVAPQPRRSVSFLGTVHVLRELMRTAESTDLLDKPEQHAQDSESSRDNVAVDDFDFGAFEQKESVFGYTCRALSELRNIKFALASFVVNNLRRRYRRSVLGFAWSLLNPLLTMAVMTAVFSLLWHSNPRSFGVYVFTGLLPWTYITDSIMMGSQSLVQSEAFLKKVYIPKSFFPLVAVSTETANFAFSLASLMLLAMIVGVQMKLTVLLVPAAIALLFLFNFSVTLILAVATVYFRDLTHIIKVGLSTLFYLVPIIYNLDMVPEKYRVLFLLNPVFYFIDLFRALIYVGEVPDFTRWAIPSLITFCTLTIAFYTLKKTDKDLIYRL; encoded by the coding sequence ATGGTTGCGCCGCAGCCCCGTCGGTCAGTATCATTCTTGGGAACCGTTCACGTGCTCAGAGAGCTAATGCGCACAGCCGAATCAACCGACCTTCTAGACAAACCAGAACAGCATGCGCAGGACTCCGAAAGTTCGCGCGATAATGTTGCTGTGGATGATTTCGACTTTGGTGCTTTTGAGCAGAAAGAATCTGTATTCGGCTATACCTGTCGCGCCCTTTCCGAACTCAGAAACATCAAGTTCGCCCTGGCCAGCTTTGTCGTCAACAATTTGCGACGGCGCTACAGGCGGTCGGTGCTCGGTTTTGCCTGGAGCCTTCTCAATCCGCTATTGACGATGGCTGTTATGACTGCAGTCTTCTCGCTTCTCTGGCATTCGAATCCCAGGAGCTTTGGTGTTTACGTTTTTACAGGGCTTCTTCCCTGGACCTATATAACTGATTCGATCATGATGGGCAGTCAATCGCTCGTTCAATCTGAAGCGTTTTTGAAGAAGGTCTATATTCCGAAATCTTTCTTTCCGCTTGTTGCCGTCTCCACTGAGACAGCCAATTTCGCTTTCAGTCTCGCCAGTTTGATGTTGTTGGCCATGATTGTCGGCGTGCAGATGAAGTTGACTGTACTTCTCGTTCCTGCAGCGATTGCGCTGCTTTTCCTTTTCAATTTTTCTGTAACTTTGATTCTGGCGGTTGCCACCGTTTATTTCCGCGACCTGACCCATATCATCAAAGTCGGCTTGAGCACACTGTTTTATCTTGTGCCCATCATCTACAACCTTGATATGGTGCCTGAGAAATACCGCGTTCTCTTTTTGCTCAATCCGGTTTTCTACTTCATCGATTTGTTCAGAGCTCTGATCTATGTCGGCGAGGTGCCTGATTTTACGCGCTGGGCGATTCCCAGTTTGATTACTTTCTGTACCCTGACGATTGCATTTTATACGCTCAAAAAGACCGATAAAGACCTGATCTACAGACTCTAA
- a CDS encoding glycosyltransferase, which translates to MLVSICMPTYNGERYIADAIQSALNQTYADFELLVSDDGSTDLTADIVGEFMRRDDRIHYWRNESRLGLFANYNECMTQCKGDLIKLFAQDDLLSPKALEVMVSAYVSNKVSLVCCDKNILNDSPSSFSEVVETVLPPGLVKGRTVIEESLRSYRNLVGEPVAVLFDAKKVGKGFSESYYSLGDLEFWFRILKKGDLFHVPEELVSFRQHPESTTFKKLEDMTWVLDFFRLGKEYAEYVHRIGMTEEEFFVGFLERAGELIDRLVTTNELSVKNLSGFKEVAFHSMRRAAQLAAKGRAYDALVNSTSWRITSPLRYLKTRIENNAHIDRKL; encoded by the coding sequence ATGCTAGTTTCGATCTGTATGCCCACTTACAACGGCGAACGATATATCGCCGATGCGATCCAAAGCGCTCTGAATCAGACTTACGCTGATTTTGAGCTTTTGGTTTCAGATGACGGATCGACCGATTTGACGGCTGACATTGTCGGCGAATTCATGCGCCGCGACGACCGCATTCACTACTGGCGCAATGAGAGCCGCCTGGGGCTGTTCGCCAATTACAACGAGTGCATGACTCAATGCAAAGGTGACTTGATCAAATTGTTTGCACAAGATGATTTGCTCAGCCCGAAGGCGCTGGAAGTCATGGTTTCGGCATATGTATCGAATAAAGTGTCGCTGGTTTGCTGCGATAAAAACATACTCAACGATTCGCCGTCATCTTTTTCCGAGGTAGTGGAAACGGTTCTACCACCCGGTCTGGTGAAGGGCCGCACAGTCATTGAGGAGTCATTGCGCAGCTACAGAAACTTAGTGGGCGAACCAGTGGCGGTGCTTTTCGATGCAAAGAAAGTCGGCAAAGGGTTCAGCGAAAGCTACTATTCACTTGGGGATCTGGAATTCTGGTTTCGCATTTTGAAGAAGGGCGATCTGTTTCATGTGCCTGAAGAACTGGTTTCTTTCAGACAGCATCCCGAAAGCACGACCTTTAAAAAACTCGAAGACATGACCTGGGTTCTGGACTTCTTCAGGCTCGGTAAAGAGTATGCCGAATATGTCCATCGCATCGGCATGACCGAAGAAGAATTTTTCGTCGGTTTTCTGGAACGCGCAGGCGAACTGATTGACCGCCTGGTGACAACCAACGAACTTTCGGTAAAAAACTTGAGCGGCTTCAAAGAAGTTGCTTTCCATTCGATGCGCAGGGCTGCTCAGCTGGCGGCCAAGGGGCGCGCTTATGACGCGCTGGTAAATAGCACCTCATGGCGAATAACGAGCCCTCTGCGCTACCTCAAGACGCGCATCGAAAACAACGCCCACATCGACCGCAAACTCTAA
- a CDS encoding ABC transporter ATP-binding protein, translated as MTQQIQIQNASLKFRIYRNRAPALKEAVIGMLTGKRDKDAVTEFDALKKINLTIRAGDRLGVIGLNGAGKSTMLKMIVGIYPPHQGRVLVQGKITPLIELGTGFDFELSGRENIYLNGALLGRSYQQMRQLEAKIIEFSELEEFIDLPIKYYSSGMHGRLAFSIGAIVEPEILLVDEIFATGDAHFVQKATDRMRHLFNSSGITLLVSHNLHQILDLCNRVIVMHKGEIVGDGPPEEMINYYVNDVAHLVKPAAAAAVAPPVEPQMLVK; from the coding sequence ATGACCCAACAGATCCAAATTCAGAATGCATCGCTCAAGTTTCGAATTTATCGAAACCGGGCTCCAGCCCTGAAAGAAGCTGTCATCGGCATGCTGACAGGCAAGCGTGATAAAGACGCAGTCACCGAATTCGATGCTCTCAAGAAAATCAACCTCACCATTCGTGCTGGTGATCGTCTTGGTGTGATTGGATTGAACGGTGCTGGAAAATCCACGATGCTGAAAATGATCGTTGGCATTTATCCACCGCATCAAGGGCGTGTGCTGGTGCAGGGCAAGATCACGCCATTGATCGAGCTTGGCACGGGATTTGATTTCGAGCTGAGTGGAAGAGAAAACATATATTTGAATGGAGCTTTGCTCGGGCGCTCCTATCAGCAGATGCGTCAGCTGGAAGCCAAAATCATCGAGTTCTCCGAGCTGGAAGAGTTTATCGATTTGCCGATCAAGTACTATTCATCGGGTATGCATGGTCGGCTGGCGTTTTCTATCGGTGCCATCGTTGAGCCTGAGATATTGCTCGTTGATGAAATCTTCGCCACTGGCGATGCGCATTTTGTGCAGAAAGCTACGGACAGAATGCGTCATCTTTTCAATAGTTCCGGCATTACATTGCTTGTTTCGCACAACTTGCATCAGATTCTCGATTTGTGCAATCGCGTCATAGTGATGCATAAGGGCGAAATTGTCGGTGACGGGCCGCCCGAAGAAATGATCAACTATTACGTCAACGACGTTGCCCACCTTGTTAAGCCTGCCGCTGCCGCGGCTGTGGCACCACCGGTAGAGCCACAGATGCTCGTCAAGTAG
- a CDS encoding sulfotransferase, with translation MSGKGFKLLMIGAMYENGGNTTHRFLDGHPQMFVYPFESQPGTRLINDNLSAMFPVKYRWPLFALDATPEEDYFAIIDEEGKIRARTPHVSKFRHEPMDFNDDVRRDYYVKYVKQTGRSRANNMAAFFQATFDAWKDYNRTGREVFHVGYSPIIGVDADKILTDLPDSHFLHIVRNPWSAYADTKKRPVPLSLKNYMLAWNMNQYHALLFQKQFPDRMHVIRAEDVMADSFKTLGDLCEKLGLERAESLKTPSWNGKELTEVYPWGTIRKANPEANLATANELSQEEKDQIKHYTWQYLDTFDYKNFLNQKALAAR, from the coding sequence ATGAGTGGTAAAGGGTTTAAGTTACTAATGATTGGCGCCATGTATGAAAATGGCGGCAATACAACCCATCGTTTTCTCGATGGCCATCCGCAGATGTTTGTTTATCCTTTTGAGTCACAACCAGGTACAAGACTCATCAACGATAACCTTTCTGCGATGTTCCCAGTCAAATATCGCTGGCCTCTTTTCGCACTAGATGCGACACCAGAAGAAGACTACTTCGCCATCATCGACGAAGAAGGTAAAATCCGCGCTCGCACACCACACGTGAGCAAATTCCGCCACGAGCCAATGGACTTCAACGACGATGTACGTCGCGACTATTACGTCAAATACGTAAAGCAAACTGGTCGTTCACGCGCCAACAACATGGCTGCATTTTTCCAGGCAACTTTTGATGCATGGAAAGACTACAACCGCACCGGTCGTGAAGTATTCCACGTTGGCTACAGCCCAATCATCGGCGTTGATGCAGACAAGATTCTCACCGATCTTCCTGACTCTCACTTCTTGCACATCGTGCGCAACCCATGGTCAGCATACGCAGACACCAAGAAGCGCCCAGTGCCATTGTCATTGAAGAACTACATGCTCGCCTGGAACATGAACCAATATCATGCGTTGTTGTTCCAGAAACAGTTCCCAGATCGCATGCACGTCATCCGCGCTGAAGACGTAATGGCTGATTCATTCAAGACTCTCGGCGACCTCTGCGAAAAGCTCGGTCTCGAAAGAGCAGAATCACTCAAGACTCCAAGCTGGAACGGCAAAGAATTGACCGAAGTGTACCCATGGGGCACAATCCGCAAAGCCAATCCGGAAGCCAACCTCGCTACAGCTAACGAACTGTCGCAGGAAGAGAAAGATCAGATCAAGCATTACACATGGCAGTATCTCGATACTTTCGACTACAAGAACTTCCTCAACCAGAAGGCTCTTGCAGCTCGCTAG
- a CDS encoding transketolase, whose product MTGLKLRKTIIEQSRRAGVGHIGSALSVADIVSCLYGKVIKAKTPRDPDRDRFVLSKGHAALALYAAFAERGWITEEQLNTYCGDGSQLGVHPEHCLPGVDFATGSLGQGLSFGTGAALAAKRQKSERRVFVLLSDAECNEGSVWEAIMFAAQHKLNNLFAILDLNGQQAFGYTKDVLNLTPMDERWKAFGWDVHLVDGHDEKAMAEIIEKNSNVGDKPHVLIAKTTFGKGVSYMESQIKWHYSPLNEAEYELAMTELERQS is encoded by the coding sequence ATGACCGGATTGAAGTTGCGCAAGACGATCATCGAGCAATCGAGACGCGCTGGCGTCGGGCACATCGGCTCGGCTCTATCGGTCGCCGATATAGTCTCCTGCCTGTACGGCAAGGTGATCAAGGCGAAGACACCGCGCGACCCGGATCGCGATCGGTTCGTACTTTCGAAAGGACACGCTGCACTGGCGCTCTATGCAGCCTTCGCAGAACGTGGATGGATTACCGAAGAGCAACTCAACACGTATTGCGGCGACGGCAGCCAGCTTGGTGTACATCCCGAACACTGCTTACCCGGCGTCGACTTCGCAACCGGTTCGCTTGGACAAGGTCTTTCGTTCGGTACTGGAGCCGCACTGGCTGCGAAAAGACAGAAGTCAGAGCGCCGCGTCTTCGTTCTTCTCAGCGATGCTGAATGTAATGAAGGTTCGGTCTGGGAAGCGATCATGTTCGCCGCCCAGCACAAGCTCAATAACTTGTTCGCCATTCTCGACTTGAACGGGCAGCAAGCATTCGGCTACACCAAAGATGTGCTCAACCTGACACCGATGGATGAGCGCTGGAAAGCTTTCGGCTGGGACGTTCATCTCGTCGATGGACACGACGAAAAAGCCATGGCTGAAATCATCGAAAAGAATTCAAACGTCGGCGACAAGCCGCACGTGCTGATTGCAAAAACAACTTTCGGCAAAGGCGTCTCCTACATGGAAAGCCAAATCAAGTGGCACTACAGCCCACTCAATGAAGCCGAGTACGAACTGGCGATGACCGAATTAGAGAGGCAATCATGA
- a CDS encoding glycosyltransferase family 1 protein gives MPLKTFPKVVAIVPSMIASCQIGVIKPLLSLAAKGKIQFDYCLEGKASLNAINSADLVVFCRNTEPAYSHLLNQAVATHKPIIFDLDDNFWDVPFESDPELARYHRLPLRIQQLEKYIAHASLIRVYSPVMKDIVAKLNPKVRLLKAGFDFGMLRKPTFKGGSDKLQIVYATSRIVDNQYLLFSESLKRVLSTYSDKVELTIWGCQSSELVGYRGVKFMPLIPDYERFLREFSSHGFDIGLAPLEDTPFHRSKTNTKFRDYGASNVAGVYSNTPVYSSCVENNVTGILVDNDADSWFEGISKLVTDAELRKSIQRNAYACVKKEYSQDVVEQEWLREIEELLASSTVYSLNATSPLRTSEILIRADFNGLHGVRFPASSPGDKEPVGKVLLEVRTVTGNLLREASTTILFKEEAEDKLVFSFAPIANSRQEEFLLKFTSVAEEQSDPEAPFWLPNSGYIQMLYQK, from the coding sequence ATGCCACTCAAGACCTTTCCCAAAGTTGTAGCGATTGTTCCGTCGATGATTGCTTCCTGTCAGATTGGCGTCATCAAGCCACTTCTGTCACTGGCTGCGAAAGGCAAAATTCAATTCGATTACTGTCTGGAAGGTAAGGCTTCGCTGAATGCCATCAATTCTGCCGATCTTGTCGTCTTCTGTCGCAACACCGAGCCTGCTTATTCTCATCTATTGAACCAGGCAGTGGCGACGCATAAGCCGATCATCTTCGATCTGGACGATAATTTTTGGGACGTGCCGTTTGAGTCAGACCCGGAGCTGGCTCGCTATCACCGTCTTCCTTTGCGTATTCAACAGCTCGAGAAATATATAGCTCACGCCAGTTTAATACGTGTTTATAGCCCGGTTATGAAGGATATCGTGGCTAAGCTCAACCCGAAAGTGCGGTTGCTCAAAGCTGGTTTCGATTTTGGCATGTTGCGAAAGCCGACGTTTAAGGGTGGTTCCGATAAGCTGCAAATTGTCTACGCTACCAGTCGCATCGTCGACAATCAGTACTTGCTATTTTCTGAATCGCTCAAGCGAGTGCTCAGCACTTATTCAGACAAAGTCGAGTTGACCATCTGGGGCTGTCAATCGAGCGAGCTGGTGGGCTATCGTGGCGTTAAATTCATGCCGCTTATCCCCGATTACGAGCGGTTTTTGCGTGAGTTCTCTTCGCACGGTTTCGATATCGGTCTGGCACCACTTGAAGATACACCGTTCCATAGATCTAAGACCAACACTAAGTTCCGTGACTACGGTGCCAGTAATGTTGCTGGTGTGTATTCGAATACTCCGGTCTACTCCAGTTGCGTGGAAAACAATGTCACTGGCATTCTGGTCGACAATGACGCTGACTCGTGGTTCGAGGGCATCTCTAAGCTGGTTACTGATGCCGAGTTGCGCAAGTCTATTCAGAGGAATGCATATGCCTGTGTCAAAAAGGAGTACAGTCAGGACGTTGTAGAACAAGAATGGCTGCGGGAGATCGAAGAACTGCTGGCGAGCAGCACTGTTTATTCTTTGAATGCGACTTCTCCGCTGCGGACGAGCGAGATTCTCATTCGTGCTGATTTTAATGGGCTGCATGGCGTTCGGTTTCCAGCCAGTTCGCCGGGCGACAAAGAGCCGGTCGGGAAGGTTCTGCTGGAAGTGCGTACCGTTACCGGTAACCTTTTGAGAGAGGCGTCGACGACGATTCTGTTTAAGGAAGAAGCTGAAGACAAGTTGGTTTTCTCATTCGCTCCGATTGCCAACTCTCGTCAGGAGGAATTTTTGCTCAAGTTTACGAGCGTGGCGGAAGAACAGTCTGATCCTGAAGCGCCTTTCTGGTTGCCGAACTCGGGCTATATTCAAATGTTGTACCAGAAGTGA
- a CDS encoding SDR family oxidoreductase — protein MTRVLITGITGMVGSHLAEFLLKDQPGVEIFGVKRWRSSLANINQIKDQITLIDCDLTDSSGTLNLVETVKPDYVFHLAAQSYVPDSWKNPNNTLIGNTQMQLNLLEAIRHANIDPRVQVALSSEEYGRVYPDEVPINEDNHLRPLSPYAVSKVTQDMMAYQYHESYGMKIVRTRTFNHEGPRRGEVFVTSNFAKQIAEIELGLKLPVIHVGNLNAQRDWMDVRDVVRAYWLAVNKCKPGEIYVIASGKSRTIREMLDFLLSQTKTKIEVKIDPARLRPSDVEILRGDPTKFKQATGWSEEFTFEQMMTDLLNYWRERLKSKEPDHVSA, from the coding sequence ATGACGCGCGTTTTAATCACTGGCATCACTGGCATGGTTGGTTCGCATCTAGCCGAATTCCTGCTGAAAGATCAGCCCGGTGTCGAGATCTTTGGCGTCAAGCGCTGGCGCAGTTCGCTCGCCAATATTAACCAGATCAAAGATCAGATTACTCTGATTGACTGCGACTTAACAGACTCATCCGGCACGCTCAATCTGGTCGAAACTGTGAAGCCTGATTATGTCTTCCATTTGGCGGCTCAAAGTTACGTCCCTGATTCCTGGAAAAATCCTAACAACACACTAATTGGCAACACGCAGATGCAGCTCAACCTGCTCGAAGCGATTCGTCATGCCAACATTGATCCGCGTGTTCAGGTCGCCTTGAGCTCCGAGGAGTACGGCAGAGTATATCCAGACGAAGTGCCGATTAATGAAGATAATCATCTGCGCCCACTCAGCCCTTATGCAGTCAGCAAAGTCACTCAAGACATGATGGCGTATCAGTACCACGAGAGTTATGGCATGAAGATAGTGCGCACCCGCACTTTCAATCATGAAGGACCTCGACGTGGCGAAGTATTTGTGACCAGCAATTTTGCCAAGCAAATTGCCGAAATCGAGCTGGGGCTTAAGCTTCCAGTCATTCACGTTGGCAATCTCAACGCCCAGCGTGACTGGATGGACGTCAGAGATGTCGTACGCGCGTACTGGCTGGCTGTCAACAAGTGTAAACCGGGCGAGATTTATGTAATTGCAAGCGGAAAGTCTAGGACGATTCGTGAGATGCTTGACTTCCTTCTGTCACAAACGAAAACAAAGATCGAAGTTAAGATTGATCCAGCAAGATTGCGTCCAAGTGATGTCGAAATATTGCGTGGAGACCCCACAAAGTTTAAACAGGCGACCGGTTGGAGCGAAGAATTCACCTTTGAGCAGATGATGACGGATCTGCTGAATTACTGGCGCGAAAGGCTCAAGAGTAAAGAGCCTGATCACGTTAGCGCCTGA